In a single window of the Oryctolagus cuniculus chromosome 2, mOryCun1.1, whole genome shotgun sequence genome:
- the FGFR1 gene encoding fibroblast growth factor receptor 1 isoform X9: MWSWKCLLFWAVLVTATLCTARPAAPTLPEQDALPSSEDDDDDDDSSSEEKETDNTKPNRMPVAPYWTSPEKMEKKLHAVPAAKTVKFKCPSSGTPNPTLRWLKNGKEFKPDHRIGGYKVRYATWSIIMDSVVPSDKGNYTCIVENEYGSINHTYQLDVVERSPHRPILQAGLPANKTVALGSNVEFMCKVYSDPQPHIQWLKHIEVNGSKIGPDNLPYVQILKTAGVNTTDKEMEVLHLRNVSFEDAGEYTCLAGNSIGLSHHSAWLTVLEALEERPAVMTSPLYLEIIIYCTGAFLISCMVGSVIIYKMKSGTKKSDFHSQMAVHKLAKSIPLRRQVTVSADSSASMNSGVLLVRPSRLSSSGTPMLAGVSEYELPEDPRWELPRDRLVLGKPLGEGCFGQVVLAEAIGLDKDKPNRVTKVAVKMLKSDATEKDLSDLISEMEMMKMIGKHKNIINLLGACTQDGPLYVIVEYASKGNLREYLQARRPPGLEYCYNPSHNPEEQLSSKDLVSCAYQVARGMEYLASKKCIHRDLAARNVLVTEDNVMKIADFGLARDIHHIDYYKKTTNGRLPVKWMAPEALFDRIYTHQSDVWSFGVLLWEIFTLGGSPYPGVPVEELFKLLKEGHRMDKPSNCTNELYMMMRDCWHAVPSQRPTFKQLVEDLDRIVALTSNQEYLDLSMPLDQYSPSFPDTRSSTCSSGEDSVFSHEPLPEEPCLPRRSAQLANGGLKRR; the protein is encoded by the exons ATGCGCTCCCCTCGTCGGAGGACGACGACGACGATGATGACTCCTCTTcggaggagaaagagacagataacaCCAAACCAAACCGTATGC CCGTAGCGCCGTACTGGACATCCcctgaaaagatggaaaagaaaCTGCACGCCGTACCGGCTGCCAAGACCGTGAAGTTCAAGTGCCCTTCCAGCGGGACACCGAACCCCACGCTGCGCTGGCTGAAAAATGGCAAAGAGTTCAAACCTGACCACAGGATTGGAGGCTACAAG GTCCGCTATGCCACCTGGAGCATCATCATGGACTCCGTGGTTCCCTCCGATAAGGGCAACTACACTTGCATTGTGGAGAACGAGTACGGCAGCATCAACCACACCTACCAACTGGACGTCGTGG AGCGGTCGCCTCACCGGCCCATCCTGCAGGCAGGGCTGCCTGCCAACAAGACGGTGGCCCTGGGCAGCAATGTGGAGTTCATGTGTAAGGTGTACAGTGACCCTCAGCCTCACATCCAGTGGCTAAAGCACATCGAGGTCAACGGGAGTAAGATCGGCCCAGACAATCTGCCCTACGTCCAGATCTTGAAG ACTGCCGGAGTTAACACCACTGACAAAGAGATGGAGGTGCTTCACTTGCGGAACGTCTCCTTCGAGGACGCGGGCGAGTATACGTGCTTGGCGGGTAACTCTATCGGACTCTCCCATCACTCTGCATGGCTGACCGTTCTGGAAG CCCTGGAAGAGAGACCAGCCGTGATGACATCGCCCCTGTACCTGGAGATCATCATCTATTGCACGGGGGCCTTCCTCATCTCCTGCATGGTGGGCTCCGTCATCATCTACAAGATGAAGAGTGGCACCAAGAAGAGCGACTTCCACAGCCAGATGGCCGTGCACAAGCTGGCCAAGAGCATCCCCCTGCGCAGACAGGTAACAG TGTCGGCTGACTCCAGTGCATCCATGAATTCAGGGGTTCTTCTGGTTCGGCCCTCACGGCTCTCCTCCAGCGGGACCCCCATGTTAGCTGGGGTCTCTGAATATGAGCTGCCCGAAGACCCTCGCTGGGAGCTGCCTCGAGACAG ACTGGTCTTGGGCAAACCCCTGGGAGAGGGCTGCTTCGGGCAGGTGGTGTTGGCGGAGGCCATTGGGCTGGACAAGGACAAACCCAACCGTGTGACCAAAGTGGCCGTGAAGATGTTGAAGT cggatgcaacagagaaagatctttccgATCTGATCTCAGAAAtggagatgatgaagatgatTGGGAAGCACAAGAACATCATCAACCTGCTGGGGGCCTGCACGCAGGACG GTCCCTTGTACGTCATCGTGGAGTACGCCTCCAAGGGCAACCTGCGGGAGTACCTGCAGGCCCGGCGGCCCCCGGGGCTGGAATACTGTTACAACCCCAGCCACAACCCCGAGGAGCAGCTCTCCTCCAAGGACCTGGTGTCCTGCGCCTACCAGGTGGCCCGAGGCATGGAATACCTCGCCTCCAAGAAG TGCATACACAGAGACCTGGCCGCCAGGAACGTCCTGGTGACGGAGGACAACGTGATGAAGATCGCCGACTTCGGCCTAGCACGAGACATTCACCACATCGACTACTACAAAAAGACGACCAAC ggccggctgcCCGTGAAGTGGATGGCGCCCGAGGCGTTGTTCGATCGGATCTACACCCATCAGAGTGATGT GTGGTCTTTTGGGGTGCTCCTGTGGGAAATCTTCACCCTGGGCGGCTCCCCGTACCCCGGCGTGCCTGTGGAGGAGCTTTTCAAGCTGCTGAAGGAAGGCCACCGCATGGACAAGCCCAGCAACTGCACCAATGAGCT GTACATGATGATGCGGGACTGCTGGCACGCAGTGCCCTCCCAGAGGCCCACCTTCAAGCAGCTGGTAGAAGACCTGGACCGCATTGTGGCCTTGACCTCCAACCAG GAGTACCTGGACCTGTCCATGCCCCTGGACCAGTACTCGCCCAGCTTTCCCGACACCCGAAGCTCCACCTGCTCCTCGGGCGAGGACTCCGTCTTTTCTCACGAGCCGTTGCCCGAGGAGCCGTGTCTGCCCCGACGCTCGGCCCAACTTGCCAATGGCGGACTCAAACGACGCTGA